In one Sphingomonas hankookensis genomic region, the following are encoded:
- a CDS encoding recombinase family protein translates to MTAAITYKRFSTKAQEGNSSLDRQTIAINAMVKEREWKVVEELEDLGRSAWSGDHLKSGQLGKFKERVDAGEIDPGTVLVVENLDRLSRQNIKKARRWVEEVTEAGIKVAVANKNKVFDEASLSGENIIDLLEYLLEAKRSTEESKTKSERNTGAWRKAERDAEATGKLITRTVPAWLTVDDDGNRVEKPERGNIIRRIYEMSASGMGYMSIARTLNEEGLEPWGTANKSNLWEWSYIRNVLRHPAVEGEYHCGRKIGRLTGQIIHDYYPRVVSEELVQRARSAGANRSRTGGANYKNPANLFAGLLKCEVCGTNMIRRPSRSLTHERAGRQASYLQCYDAKRGGTCTNRAFYRYEHFEKAALDVILSLALQNQFFKRTDEAAKLSGQLAQATKKLETKRQQQRRLLNYIMSTDDAPEAKVELDLLRPEVAENAARVDELTRALERARGKLSPEEQAQRVISMTNAINSDDEAVRSEARMTVREALSGVVDVVYCSPTDKDTGQEERTLSLWAADNHIRYDFNNEGAIIRSWNLIPESMSDNPVDRAFSEEFAAMGRHTGTGLKVAQRNSGQGKT, encoded by the coding sequence ATGACCGCAGCAATTACGTACAAGCGGTTTTCTACGAAGGCCCAAGAGGGAAATAGCTCTCTGGATCGTCAGACTATTGCGATCAATGCGATGGTCAAAGAGCGTGAATGGAAAGTCGTTGAGGAGTTAGAAGACCTCGGTCGTAGCGCATGGTCCGGCGATCACCTGAAGTCAGGGCAGCTAGGCAAATTCAAGGAACGGGTTGACGCCGGGGAGATCGATCCGGGAACCGTCCTGGTGGTTGAAAACCTCGATAGGCTTAGCCGCCAAAATATTAAGAAGGCGAGACGCTGGGTTGAAGAGGTAACTGAAGCCGGTATCAAGGTCGCAGTTGCGAACAAGAACAAGGTTTTTGATGAAGCAAGCCTCAGCGGCGAAAACATCATCGACCTGCTGGAATACCTTCTTGAAGCCAAGCGCAGCACCGAAGAAAGCAAGACGAAAAGCGAGCGAAATACGGGTGCATGGCGTAAGGCGGAAAGGGACGCAGAAGCAACCGGCAAGTTGATTACTCGAACCGTACCGGCGTGGTTGACGGTCGACGATGATGGTAATCGCGTTGAGAAACCTGAGCGCGGTAACATCATCCGTCGCATCTACGAAATGAGTGCCAGCGGTATGGGCTACATGAGCATTGCCCGCACTCTCAACGAAGAAGGCTTGGAGCCGTGGGGAACGGCTAACAAATCAAACTTGTGGGAATGGTCCTATATCCGCAATGTCCTGCGTCATCCGGCGGTCGAAGGAGAATACCACTGTGGCCGCAAAATCGGTCGACTGACTGGCCAGATTATCCACGACTACTATCCAAGGGTTGTAAGCGAGGAACTGGTTCAGAGGGCTAGGTCCGCAGGAGCGAACCGCAGCAGGACCGGTGGCGCAAACTACAAGAACCCTGCCAATTTGTTCGCTGGGCTACTGAAGTGCGAGGTGTGCGGCACCAACATGATCCGAAGGCCAAGCCGTTCGTTGACCCATGAACGCGCCGGTAGGCAGGCAAGCTACCTTCAATGCTATGATGCAAAACGCGGCGGCACCTGCACCAATCGCGCATTTTACCGATACGAGCATTTCGAGAAAGCGGCTCTGGACGTGATCCTGTCGCTGGCTTTGCAGAACCAATTTTTCAAACGTACCGACGAAGCGGCCAAGCTATCCGGTCAGTTAGCACAGGCGACCAAGAAGCTTGAAACCAAGCGCCAGCAGCAGCGCCGTTTGCTCAATTACATTATGAGTACGGACGATGCGCCGGAAGCGAAAGTTGAATTGGACCTACTTAGGCCAGAGGTAGCGGAGAACGCTGCACGGGTGGATGAACTTACCCGCGCACTAGAACGCGCGAGAGGCAAGCTTAGCCCTGAGGAACAGGCTCAGCGTGTTATCTCGATGACCAACGCAATTAACAGTGATGACGAGGCTGTCCGTAGCGAAGCGCGCATGACGGTCCGTGAGGCTCTGTCAGGGGTTGTTGACGTTGTATACTGCTCGCCAACCGACAAGGATACGGGTCAGGAGGAACGAACCCTCAGCCTTTGGGCGGCAGACAATCACATCCGCTACGACTTTAACAACGAAGGCGCGATCATCCGTAGCTGGAATCTTATACCCGAAAGCATGTCCGACAACCCAGTGGACCGCGCGTTCAGCGAGGAGTTTGCCGCGATGGGTCGCCATACAGGTACGGGCTTGAAAGTGGCGCAGCGTAATAGCGGGCAAGGCAAGACCTAA
- a CDS encoding histidine phosphatase family protein, producing MKVLLLRHPPVATAWRGRCYGRSNMGWSRDGWAMARRIVADLPPVDAVVHSGAQRTARLAAMVEQARCVPATADPRWLERDFGYWEGRRWDAIWRESGAEIDRMMTDPEAYRPGGGETGRDIADRVAAAWDALPRVASVLVVAHGGPIATLRALRAGVPLTRAVDFIPACGEVVPLQRYCQ from the coding sequence GTGAAGGTGCTGCTGCTGCGCCACCCGCCGGTCGCAACGGCATGGCGCGGGCGCTGCTATGGCCGGTCGAACATGGGGTGGAGCCGCGACGGCTGGGCGATGGCGCGGCGGATCGTCGCGGATCTGCCGCCGGTCGATGCGGTCGTCCATTCGGGTGCGCAGCGCACCGCCCGGCTGGCGGCGATGGTCGAGCAGGCGCGGTGCGTGCCGGCGACCGCCGATCCCCGCTGGCTGGAACGCGATTTCGGCTATTGGGAGGGGCGGCGCTGGGACGCGATCTGGCGGGAAAGCGGCGCCGAGATTGACCGCATGATGACCGATCCGGAAGCCTATCGCCCCGGCGGTGGCGAAACCGGGCGCGACATCGCCGACCGGGTAGCGGCGGCGTGGGACGCGCTGCCCCGGGTCGCGTCGGTACTGGTCGTCGCGCATGGCGGACCGATCGCCACGCTGCGCGCGCTGCGGGCCGGGGTGCCGCTGACGCGCGCGGTGGACTTCATTCCGGCGTGCGGCGAGGTCGTGCCGCTTCAGCGATATTGCCAGTAG
- the gloB gene encoding hydroxyacylglutathione hydrolase — MEIVQIPVLSDNYAWLLHDAASGETVAIDPGAAQPVLDAAAARGWTITAIWNTHWHPDHVGGNAAIKAATGATVTGPEAERAKIADMDNGVGEGAMLSVGEHAATVWAVPGHTAGHVAFHFADDAVLFSGDTLFAMGCGRLFEGTAAEMFGNMRRYAELPADTRVYCGHEYTLSNGRYALSAEPDNAAIVERMAAVEALRAKGEPTVPTTIGAELATNPFLRSRSAEELARHRAAKDAF, encoded by the coding sequence ATGGAGATCGTCCAGATTCCGGTGCTGTCCGACAATTATGCGTGGCTGCTGCACGACGCGGCGAGCGGCGAGACGGTGGCGATCGATCCGGGCGCGGCGCAGCCGGTGCTGGATGCCGCCGCAGCGCGGGGCTGGACGATCACCGCCATCTGGAACACCCACTGGCATCCCGATCATGTCGGCGGCAATGCGGCGATCAAGGCGGCGACGGGGGCCACGGTGACCGGGCCGGAGGCGGAGCGGGCGAAGATCGCCGACATGGACAATGGCGTGGGCGAGGGCGCGATGCTGTCGGTCGGGGAGCATGCCGCCACCGTCTGGGCGGTGCCGGGGCATACCGCGGGCCATGTCGCGTTCCACTTTGCCGACGACGCCGTGCTGTTCAGCGGCGACACCCTGTTCGCCATGGGCTGCGGCCGGTTGTTCGAAGGGACGGCGGCGGAGATGTTCGGCAATATGCGGCGCTATGCCGAGTTGCCGGCCGATACGCGGGTCTATTGCGGGCACGAATATACCCTATCCAACGGCCGCTATGCGCTGTCGGCCGAGCCGGACAATGCCGCCATCGTCGAGCGGATGGCGGCGGTCGAAGCGCTCAGGGCCAAGGGCGAGCCGACCGTGCCGACGACGATCGGCGCGGAGCTGGCGACCAATCCGTTCCTGCGCAGCCGGTCGGCGGAGGAACTGGCACGGCACCGCGCGGCGAAGGATGCGTTCTGA
- a CDS encoding alpha/beta hydrolase codes for MTDSRPLAYRHTPGTGPTILFLPGYASDMSGTKALAIEAWARERGRAFLRFDYAGCGESPGAFEAQTLAGWVDDALAMIDHAIEGPVVPVGSSMGGWIALLAARARPERIAGLVGIAPAPDFTDWGFSQAEKMALLTEGRIERPSPYADTPTVFTRAFWSSGEANRVMHSELPIDAPVRLVQGQRDADVPWERTVHLASRLRSADVQTVLVKDGDHRLSRDGDIALILRAIEDVLA; via the coding sequence ATGACCGACTCCCGCCCGCTCGCCTATCGCCACACGCCCGGCACCGGCCCGACCATCCTGTTCCTGCCGGGCTATGCGTCCGACATGAGCGGGACCAAGGCGCTGGCGATCGAGGCATGGGCGCGAGAGAGGGGGCGGGCGTTCCTGCGGTTCGATTATGCCGGGTGCGGCGAAAGCCCCGGTGCGTTCGAGGCGCAGACGCTGGCCGGCTGGGTCGACGATGCGCTGGCGATGATCGATCACGCCATCGAAGGCCCGGTAGTGCCGGTCGGATCGTCGATGGGCGGCTGGATCGCGCTGCTCGCCGCCCGTGCCCGGCCGGAGCGGATCGCCGGGCTGGTGGGGATCGCGCCGGCCCCCGACTTCACCGACTGGGGCTTTTCGCAGGCGGAGAAGATGGCGCTGCTGACGGAAGGACGGATCGAGCGGCCGTCGCCCTATGCCGATACGCCGACCGTGTTCACCCGCGCCTTCTGGTCGTCGGGCGAGGCCAACCGGGTGATGCACAGCGAGCTGCCGATCGATGCGCCGGTGCGGCTGGTGCAGGGGCAGCGCGATGCCGATGTGCCGTGGGAGCGCACCGTCCACCTCGCCTCGCGCCTCCGTTCAGCCGATGTGCAGACTGTTCTCGTCAAGGATGGCGACCATCGCCTGTCGCGTGATGGCGATATCGCGCTGATCCTGCGCGCCATCGAGGATGTACTGGCCTGA
- the hslU gene encoding ATP-dependent protease ATPase subunit HslU yields the protein MQDNLTPKAIVAALDAHIIGQQDAKRAVAVALRNRWRRQQLSPDLRDEVSPKNILMIGPTGCGKTEISRRLAKLADAPFVKVEATKFTEVGYVGRDVEQIARDLVEEAIRLERERRRVAVKDKAEEAAMARLLDALTGKGASEATREAFRQRFNDGHLDDKEVEIELDAAPQMPFEIPGAAPQMINLSEMMGKAFGGGQQKRRKLTVRAAWDKLVEEEADKRLDQDEVSRAALADAEANGIVFLDEIDKIAVSDVRGGSVSREGVQRDLLPLIEGTTVATKYGPMKTDHVLFIASGAFHVAKPSDLLPELQGRLPIRVELKGLTEADFIAILSDTKASLPAQYRALLGTESVEVTFTDDGIAAIARIAAEVNAEVENIGARRLQTVMEKLLEEVSFDAEDRAGQAVTIDAPYVEKQLASIARNTDLSRYVL from the coding sequence ATGCAAGACAATCTGACTCCGAAGGCGATCGTCGCTGCCCTCGACGCGCATATCATCGGCCAGCAGGACGCCAAGCGCGCCGTCGCGGTGGCGCTGCGTAACCGCTGGCGTCGGCAGCAGCTCTCGCCCGACCTGCGCGACGAGGTATCGCCCAAGAACATCCTGATGATCGGCCCCACCGGCTGCGGCAAGACCGAGATCAGCCGGCGTCTGGCCAAGCTCGCCGACGCGCCGTTCGTGAAGGTCGAGGCGACCAAGTTCACCGAGGTCGGCTATGTCGGCCGCGACGTCGAACAGATCGCCCGCGACCTCGTCGAGGAAGCGATCCGGCTGGAACGCGAACGCCGCCGCGTCGCGGTCAAGGACAAGGCGGAGGAAGCGGCGATGGCCCGCCTGCTCGACGCGCTGACCGGCAAGGGCGCCAGCGAAGCGACCCGCGAGGCGTTCCGTCAGCGCTTCAACGACGGCCATCTCGACGACAAGGAAGTCGAGATCGAGCTCGACGCGGCCCCGCAGATGCCGTTCGAAATCCCCGGTGCCGCGCCGCAGATGATCAACCTGTCGGAAATGATGGGCAAGGCGTTCGGCGGAGGCCAGCAGAAGCGCCGCAAGCTGACCGTCCGCGCCGCCTGGGACAAGCTGGTCGAGGAAGAGGCCGACAAGCGCCTCGACCAGGACGAGGTCAGCCGCGCTGCGCTGGCCGATGCCGAGGCGAACGGCATCGTCTTCCTCGACGAGATCGACAAGATCGCGGTCAGCGACGTGCGCGGCGGTTCGGTCAGCCGCGAAGGCGTGCAGCGCGACCTGTTGCCGCTGATCGAGGGGACGACCGTCGCCACCAAATACGGCCCGATGAAGACCGACCATGTCCTCTTCATCGCGTCGGGCGCGTTCCATGTGGCGAAGCCCAGCGACCTGCTGCCCGAACTACAGGGTCGCCTGCCGATCCGGGTCGAGCTGAAGGGCCTGACCGAGGCCGATTTCATCGCGATCCTGTCGGATACCAAGGCATCGCTGCCCGCACAGTATCGCGCGCTGCTCGGCACCGAATCCGTCGAGGTGACCTTCACCGACGACGGCATCGCCGCCATCGCCCGCATCGCGGCGGAGGTGAATGCGGAGGTCGAGAATATCGGCGCCCGCCGTCTGCAGACGGTGATGGAGAAGCTGCTGGAAGAGGTCAGCTTCGACGCCGAGGATCGCGCGGGCCAAGCGGTGACGATCGACGCGCCCTATGTAGAAAAGCAGCTGGCCAGCATCGCACGGAACACCGACCTCAGCCGCTACGTGCTGTGA
- a CDS encoding glycoside hydrolase family 16 protein, whose amino-acid sequence MMGMLATIAFAATAQAQETPATLGASNHAVDVAIAPPGGSPTFADEFSGKRIDPANWRFDTSRNRAGWYNNERQYYAPANTPANARVEKGALVIEARRETPKGPDAGGQAYTSARIVSTRPMGYGFYDIRAKLPCGRGIWPALWMLPPNGTWPAGGEIDILELVGYEPGLVHATLHSAAFNHARGTQRGGSLKMRTACGEWHRYQLDWKPDSITIGVDGRGYMRVDNDQPGGQAAWPFDRPFNLIMNVAVGGDWGGKMGIDDTRFPQSMKVDYVRYWQYR is encoded by the coding sequence ATGATGGGGATGCTGGCGACGATCGCCTTTGCCGCGACGGCACAGGCGCAGGAGACGCCCGCGACGCTCGGCGCGTCGAACCATGCGGTCGACGTCGCCATCGCCCCGCCTGGCGGGTCGCCGACCTTCGCCGACGAGTTTTCGGGCAAGCGGATCGATCCGGCAAACTGGCGCTTCGACACCAGCCGCAACCGTGCCGGATGGTATAACAACGAACGTCAATATTATGCGCCGGCCAACACCCCGGCCAACGCCCGTGTCGAAAAGGGCGCGCTGGTGATCGAGGCGCGCCGCGAAACGCCCAAGGGGCCCGATGCCGGCGGGCAGGCCTATACCTCCGCCCGGATCGTTTCGACGCGGCCGATGGGCTATGGCTTCTACGATATCCGCGCCAAGCTGCCGTGCGGGCGCGGCATCTGGCCGGCGCTATGGATGCTGCCGCCCAACGGCACTTGGCCGGCGGGGGGCGAAATCGACATTCTCGAACTGGTGGGATACGAACCCGGCCTCGTCCATGCGACGCTGCACAGCGCCGCCTTCAACCATGCGCGGGGAACGCAGCGCGGCGGATCGTTGAAGATGCGGACCGCCTGCGGCGAATGGCATCGCTATCAGCTCGACTGGAAACCGGATTCGATCACCATCGGGGTGGACGGTCGCGGCTATATGCGGGTCGACAACGACCAGCCCGGTGGGCAGGCGGCATGGCCGTTCGACCGGCCGTTCAACCTGATCATGAACGTCGCGGTCGGGGGCGACTGGGGCGGGAAGATGGGGATCGACGACACCCGTTTCCCCCAGTCGATGAAGGTCGATTACGTCCGCTACTGGCAATATCGCTGA
- a CDS encoding dienelactone hydrolase family protein, translated as MTIEQFDYHDGDTVLQAGIAFPAGQDKAPAVLVVHQWAGRGDGEHKVAERLADLGYVGIAIDMFGKDVKGNPGGDNSHLINPLLSDRAALLQRMRAGVAFAATLDRVDASRIAAIGYCFGGLCVLDLARGGADGVLGVVSLHGMLDGNDLGGDGPIAAKVLVEHGWRDPMAAPDKVLAFAEEMGARDADWQLHAHGRAMHAFTRTQAAAPEKGMAYDADADRRSWESVQGFLAELF; from the coding sequence ATGACGATAGAGCAGTTCGATTATCACGATGGCGACACGGTATTGCAGGCCGGCATCGCCTTTCCCGCCGGTCAGGACAAGGCACCGGCCGTGCTGGTCGTCCATCAATGGGCGGGACGCGGCGACGGCGAGCACAAGGTTGCCGAGCGGCTGGCCGACCTCGGCTATGTCGGGATCGCCATCGACATGTTCGGCAAGGACGTAAAGGGCAATCCGGGCGGCGACAACAGCCACCTCATCAACCCGCTCCTGTCGGACCGCGCCGCGTTGTTGCAGCGGATGCGCGCGGGGGTGGCCTTTGCCGCGACGCTGGACCGGGTCGATGCGTCGCGGATCGCGGCAATCGGCTATTGCTTCGGCGGGCTGTGTGTCCTCGACCTCGCGCGCGGCGGCGCTGACGGGGTGCTCGGCGTGGTGAGCCTGCACGGGATGCTCGATGGCAACGATCTGGGCGGCGACGGACCGATCGCGGCCAAGGTGCTGGTCGAACATGGCTGGCGCGATCCGATGGCGGCGCCGGACAAGGTGCTGGCCTTTGCCGAGGAAATGGGTGCGCGTGACGCCGACTGGCAGCTCCATGCCCATGGCCGCGCCATGCATGCCTTTACGAGGACGCAGGCCGCCGCGCCGGAAAAGGGCATGGCCTATGACGCCGATGCCGATCGCCGGTCGTGGGAATCGGTGCAGGGGTTCCTGGCCGAGCTTTTCTGA
- the msrB gene encoding peptide-methionine (R)-S-oxide reductase MsrB, translating into MTEYRKTEEALARLTPEQFYVTQQSGTERPGTGEYLHEKRPGIYVDIVSGEPLFASADKFDSHCGWPSFTKPIEPANVAELRDTTHGMVRTEVRSAGGDSHLGHVFPDGPRDRGGLRYCINSAALRFVPREAMEAEGYGAYLDQVEG; encoded by the coding sequence ATGACCGAGTATCGCAAGACCGAAGAGGCGCTCGCCCGCCTGACGCCCGAGCAATTCTATGTGACGCAGCAAAGCGGCACCGAGCGGCCGGGCACCGGCGAATATCTCCACGAAAAGCGGCCCGGCATCTATGTCGACATCGTGTCGGGCGAACCGCTGTTCGCATCGGCCGACAAGTTCGATTCGCATTGCGGCTGGCCGAGCTTCACCAAGCCGATCGAACCGGCCAATGTCGCCGAGCTGCGCGACACGACGCACGGCATGGTCCGCACCGAGGTCCGCTCGGCCGGCGGGGACAGCCATCTGGGGCATGTCTTTCCCGACGGTCCGCGCGACCGCGGTGGCCTGCGCTACTGCATCAATTCGGCGGCGCTGCGCTTCGTGCCCCGCGAAGCGATGGAGGCCGAAGGCTATGGCGCCTATCTCGACCAGGTCGAGGGATAG
- the hslV gene encoding ATP-dependent protease subunit HslV, with the protein MSKETVWHGTTIVSVRRGGRVVIAGDGQVSAGQTVMKPNARKVRPLGDGKVIAGFAGATADAFTLFERLEAKLERHQGQLLRAAVELAKDWRTDKFLRNLEAMLIVADKDVTLVVTGNGDVLEPEAGIAAIGSGGNFALAAARALSDYEGDAEKVARKALAIAAELCVYTNDRVTLEALDSAN; encoded by the coding sequence ATGAGCAAAGAGACGGTGTGGCACGGCACCACGATTGTATCCGTGCGTCGCGGCGGTCGCGTGGTGATCGCGGGGGATGGGCAGGTTTCGGCCGGACAGACGGTCATGAAACCCAATGCGCGGAAAGTCCGCCCGCTGGGCGACGGCAAGGTGATCGCCGGGTTCGCCGGCGCCACCGCCGACGCCTTCACCCTGTTCGAACGGCTGGAAGCGAAGCTGGAGCGCCATCAGGGCCAACTGCTGCGCGCCGCCGTCGAACTGGCCAAGGACTGGCGCACCGACAAGTTCCTGCGCAACCTGGAGGCGATGCTGATCGTCGCCGACAAGGACGTGACGCTGGTCGTCACCGGCAATGGCGACGTGCTGGAACCCGAAGCCGGCATCGCCGCGATCGGATCGGGCGGCAATTTCGCCCTCGCCGCCGCCCGCGCGCTGTCGGACTATGAAGGCGACGCCGAAAAGGTCGCGCGCAAGGCATTGGCCATCGCCGCCGAACTCTGCGTCTACACCAACGATCGCGTCACCCTCGAAGCGCTCGACAGCGCGAACTGA
- a CDS encoding DUF2958 domain-containing protein, which yields MDLVALLGREALDQLLANGKEQEPLKGSRAERDFHPVLKLFLPWTSGTWLLTEIDSDGLAFGLADLGFGTPELGYISLDEIWEVSGPGGLRVERDIHWKATKPLSEYAMESRQRGYIAA from the coding sequence ATGGACCTCGTAGCGCTGCTAGGACGCGAAGCCCTCGACCAACTGCTCGCCAACGGAAAGGAGCAGGAACCGCTGAAAGGTTCGCGGGCTGAACGCGACTTCCACCCTGTCCTAAAGCTATTTTTGCCTTGGACTTCCGGCACTTGGTTGCTGACGGAAATTGACAGCGACGGGCTGGCGTTCGGGCTGGCCGACTTGGGCTTTGGTACGCCGGAACTCGGCTACATCAGCTTGGACGAGATTTGGGAGGTCAGTGGCCCAGGTGGCCTCCGCGTCGAGCGTGATATTCACTGGAAGGCGACCAAGCCGCTATCGGAGTATGCGATGGAAAGCCGACAGCGCGGCTACATCGCAGCATAG
- a CDS encoding tetratricopeptide repeat protein has product MFSPLLFLALQAAAGPQLPVGATPEARYDQCVDAATTAPEQAEKIAGQWRLVGGGFLARQCLGMSYATRQKWTAAAEAFEQAAREAEVAKDARAANYWAQAGNARLADGDTAGAGTALDAALASGALTGLARGEAQLDRARVRVAGGDLPGARGDLDRALKDAPADPLAWLLSATLARRMGDLTRAKADIAEALRRSADDPSVQLEAGNIAGLSGDTKGARAAFEAVQRLAPDSAQAKAADAALDTLPPA; this is encoded by the coding sequence ATGTTCTCCCCGCTGCTGTTCCTCGCGCTCCAGGCCGCCGCCGGGCCGCAATTGCCTGTGGGTGCCACGCCCGAAGCGCGCTATGATCAGTGCGTCGATGCCGCGACGACCGCGCCCGAGCAGGCGGAGAAGATCGCCGGGCAATGGCGGCTGGTCGGGGGTGGGTTCCTGGCGCGCCAGTGCCTTGGGATGAGCTATGCCACGCGGCAGAAATGGACCGCGGCGGCGGAAGCGTTCGAGCAGGCGGCGCGCGAGGCGGAGGTGGCGAAGGACGCCCGCGCCGCGAACTATTGGGCGCAGGCGGGCAATGCCCGGCTGGCCGATGGCGATACCGCCGGAGCCGGAACCGCGCTGGATGCTGCGTTGGCCAGCGGGGCGCTGACCGGCCTTGCACGGGGTGAGGCACAGCTTGATCGGGCGCGGGTGCGTGTGGCGGGGGGCGACCTGCCCGGTGCGCGCGGCGATCTCGACCGGGCGCTGAAGGATGCGCCGGCCGATCCGCTCGCCTGGCTGTTGTCGGCGACGCTGGCGCGGCGGATGGGCGACCTGACGCGGGCGAAGGCGGACATTGCCGAGGCGCTGCGGCGGTCGGCGGACGATCCGTCGGTCCAGCTGGAGGCGGGCAATATCGCCGGCCTGTCGGGCGATACCAAGGGCGCCCGGGCGGCGTTCGAGGCGGTGCAGCGGCTAGCCCCGGACAGTGCGCAGGCCAAGGCGGCGGACGCCGCGCTCGACACGCTGCCGCCTGCCTGA
- a CDS encoding VOC family protein codes for MTRYLHTMIRVTDPDATIAFFDMLGLKEVRRMDNEKGRFTLIFLAAPGQEGVAEVELTHNWDPEPYAGGRNFGHLAFRVDDIYATCQTLMDAGVTINRPPRDGHMAFVKTPDGISIELLQDGSLPAAEPWASMPNTGTW; via the coding sequence ATGACCCGCTATCTCCACACCATGATCCGGGTGACCGACCCGGATGCGACCATCGCCTTTTTCGACATGCTGGGCCTGAAAGAGGTTCGCCGCATGGACAACGAAAAGGGCCGATTCACGCTGATCTTCCTCGCCGCGCCGGGGCAGGAGGGCGTGGCCGAGGTCGAGCTGACCCATAATTGGGACCCCGAACCCTATGCCGGCGGGCGCAATTTCGGGCATCTCGCCTTCCGGGTCGACGATATCTACGCGACCTGCCAGACGCTGATGGACGCCGGCGTCACGATCAACCGTCCGCCGCGCGACGGACACATGGCGTTCGTAAAGACGCCCGACGGCATTTCGATCGAGCTGTTGCAGGACGGGTCGCTTCCCGCCGCCGAACCCTGGGCATCGATGCCGAACACCGGGACGTGGTGA
- a CDS encoding glycoside hydrolase family 5 protein, which translates to MRRWWLLLIALLLAPVAWGLPAAAPAGSPVAAHGRLAVKGNRVVDAQGKPYAVHGMSLFWSQWQPRYYDPATIAWLVRDWRVTAVRAAIGGQQGGYDTQPEAETKRAEAVIDAAIAHGIYVVVDWHAHQPRPDDAVRFFSHIATKYRGVPNLIYETYNEPLPEHGWATVLKPYHAKVIGAIRAIDPGAFVVAGTRSWSQDVDEAAADPLPFANVAYTLHFYAATHKGELRSKAETAMQRGIALFVTEYGTTAANGDAPIDATETRTWWEWCAKHGISYLNWSVANKDEASAILKPATQGLSGWSEAELTESGRLVRTHLRALR; encoded by the coding sequence ATGCGTCGCTGGTGGTTGCTGCTGATCGCGTTGTTGCTGGCACCGGTGGCCTGGGGCCTGCCGGCGGCGGCGCCTGCCGGATCGCCGGTGGCGGCGCATGGCCGGCTGGCGGTGAAGGGCAATCGCGTGGTCGATGCGCAGGGCAAGCCCTATGCGGTCCATGGCATGTCGCTGTTCTGGAGCCAGTGGCAGCCGCGCTATTATGATCCGGCGACGATCGCGTGGCTGGTGCGCGATTGGCGCGTAACGGCGGTGCGCGCCGCGATCGGCGGGCAGCAGGGCGGCTATGATACGCAGCCCGAGGCGGAGACGAAGCGGGCCGAGGCGGTGATCGACGCGGCGATCGCGCACGGTATCTATGTCGTGGTCGACTGGCACGCGCATCAGCCGCGGCCCGACGATGCGGTGCGCTTCTTCAGCCATATCGCGACCAAATATCGCGGCGTGCCGAACCTGATCTACGAAACCTATAACGAGCCGCTGCCCGAACATGGCTGGGCGACCGTGCTGAAGCCCTATCACGCCAAAGTGATCGGCGCGATCCGGGCGATCGATCCGGGGGCGTTCGTGGTGGCGGGCACGCGCAGCTGGTCGCAGGACGTGGACGAAGCCGCCGCCGATCCGCTGCCCTTCGCCAATGTCGCCTATACACTGCACTTCTACGCCGCGACGCATAAGGGCGAGTTGCGGTCCAAGGCGGAGACGGCGATGCAGCGCGGCATCGCGCTGTTCGTCACCGAATATGGCACGACCGCCGCCAATGGCGACGCACCGATCGACGCGACCGAGACGCGGACCTGGTGGGAGTGGTGCGCGAAGCACGGCATCAGCTATCTGAACTGGTCGGTCGCGAACAAGGACGAGGCGTCCGCAATCCTCAAACCGGCGACGCAGGGCCTGTCGGGATGGAGCGAGGCCGAGCTGACCGAATCGGGCCGGCTGGTACGGACGCATCTGCGCGCGCTGCGCTGA